Proteins encoded within one genomic window of Oncorhynchus masou masou isolate Uvic2021 chromosome 1, UVic_Omas_1.1, whole genome shotgun sequence:
- the LOC135543880 gene encoding xaa-Pro dipeptidase-like encodes MTEICEYYCYSSDITCSFPINGKFTPDQKAIYEAVLKSSRAVMAAIKPEVKWTEMHRLADRVLQELVKIGILRGSVEDMLKVHMGSVFMPHGLGHLLGIDVHDVGGYPEGIERVNEPGLKSLGMGRLVQERMVLTVEPGIYFINHLLDQALANPAQSCFINNEVLTRFHRFGGVRIEDDIAVTASGMELLTCVPRTVEEIEAFMADQVKWTEMHHLADRVLQELVKIGILIGSVEDMLKVHMGSVFNLSECSIRSQTH; translated from the exons ATGACAGAGATATGTG AATACTACTGCTACTCCTCTGACATCACCTGCTCCTTCCCAATCAATGGAAAGTTCACTCCAGACCAGAAGGCCATCTATGAGGCTGTGCTCAAGTCATCACGGGCTGTCATGGCTGCCATTAAACCAG AGGTCAAGTGGACAGAGATGCACCGTCTGGCTGACCGGGTTCTGCAGGAGCTGGTAAAGATTGGGATCCTGCGTGGGAGTGTGGAGGACATGCTGAAGGTCCACATGGGCTCTGTCTTCATGCCCCACGGCCTGGGACACCTGCTGGGCATCGACGTGCACGACGTGGGCGGATACCCAGAG GGTATTGAGCGGGTCAACGAGCCCGGTCTGAAGAGCTTGGGGATGGGCCGTCTGGTGCAGGAACGCATGGTCTTGACTGTGGAGCCTGGTATCTACTTCATCAACCACCTGCTGGACCAGGCCTTGGCCAACCCAGCCCAGAGCTGCTTCATCAACAATGAAGTGCTGACCCGCTTCCACCGCTTTGGAGGG GTGCGTATTGAGGACGACATTGCGGTGACTGCCAGCGGAATGGAGCTGCTCACCTGTGTCCCTCGTACAGTGGAGGAGATTGAGGCTTTCATGGCCGACC AGGTCAAGTGGACAGAGATGCACCATCTGGCTGACCGGGTTCTGCAGGAGCTGGTGAAGATTGGGATCCTGATTGGGAGTGTGGAGGACATGCTGAAGGTCCACATGGGCTCTGTCTTCAATCTCAGTGAATGCAGTATCAGAAGCCAAACACACTAG